One Osmerus eperlanus chromosome 16, fOsmEpe2.1, whole genome shotgun sequence DNA segment encodes these proteins:
- the LOC134036419 gene encoding lysine-specific demethylase 4A-like isoform X3 gives MASESGLPTPAAVSKVIMTFHPTNEEFRNFSRYIAYMESQGAHTAGLAKIVPPKDWKPRRCYDDIDNLVIPAPIQQLVSGQSGLFTQYNIQKKAMTVREFRKMANSDKFCCPHHVDFDELERKYWKNLTFNPAIYGADVNGTLYDPEVTEWNIGRLHTILDTVERESGVTIEGVTTPYLYFGMWKSSFAWHTEDMDLYSINYLHLGQPKSWYCVPPEHGKRLERLAQGFFPGSAQTCEAFLRHKMTIISPFILKKYGIPFEKVTQEAGEFMVTFPYSYHAGFNHGFNCAESTNFATERWIEYGKQATLCSCRKDMVKISMGLFVKKYQPERYQSWLEGRDSQPIDHSRPTPEACEFLGEEPAGDISQEAGPEETGGEGEKRSPTQRIGTKRHRVCLELPHGLLPHGLLPHGLLPRAEEEGEYGKKARLGPDQKGPPTLVVTPTKLMLRELPHPEAPRDSSPPPQVPAPPASPASSSILARSQNLLRNGHLIVAVAPSRNGVPLKPPSQPSPQPLASPLARASPQAPRPGLKLGVASLLFHKTQSPREALQVHSFSRQQHTQLHVHSYAREHQPRHLQNKNQAQNQAQNQAHNQAHNQAHTLSPVRNKSTILQTKLDHQNQAKAAQGAAQGLFKTQGSGLAVGQQQPGEAQAAGERPEACRSPGLGQAEAAQAGRQAEAAQAGRQAEAAQAGRQAEAELAGRQSEGESTDNRTDNKHKSVSGSGQQGAAEQGRSYCQTVKKKQLLRSLPRQHPLLREAHSDHEEEEGGQGEAWRRCSPEAERDYNTQTGLQSPYCAVCLLFHTHQQAEGPGVQLLGVQGGPQRSRPLIPEVCFRSSHKKGEGAGPGEGAGPGEEDLTTPHLEPDGTSWLISCSRCCVRVHTSCYGVPEGAEPGTWQCARCEANAQTQDCCLCPLRGGALQRANNDKWVHVLCAITVLEARFVNVVERSPVDLRGIPLSRFRLKCQVCKQRGGHQLTGCCVQCSHGRCSTAYHPSCAQAAGVLMYPHDWPFIVFISCQRHKAATFPESVSPPRETRPA, from the exons CTCCAGCCGCCGTTTCCAAGGTAATCATGACCTTTCACCCTACCAACGAGGAGTTCCGTAACTTCAGCCGCTACATCGCCTACATGGAATCTCAGGGGGCGCACACTGCAGGCCTGGCCAAG ATCGTCCCCCCTAAGGACTGGAAGCCGAGGCGTTGCTATGACGACATAGACAACCTGGTGATTCCAGCGCCTATCCAGCAGCTGGTGAGCGGCCAATCAGGACTCTTCACCCAGTACAACATCCAGAAGAAGGCCATGACCGTGCGAGAGTTCCGCAAGATGGCCAACAGTGACAA gttctGCTGTCCTCACCATGTAGATTTTGATGAGCTAGAGAGGAAGTACTGGAAGAACCTGACCTTTAACCCCGCCATCTACGGGGCGGACGTCAACGGAACGCTCTACGACCCC GAGGTGACGGAGTGGAACATTGGGCGGCTGCACACCATCCTGGACACGGTGGAGCGAGAGAGCGGCGTCACCATCGAGGGCGTCACCACGCCCTACCTGTACTTCGGGATGTGGAAGAGCTCCTTCGCCTGGCACACAGAGGACATGGACCTGTACAGCATCAACTACCTGCACCTCGGACAGCCCAAGTCCTG gTACTGTGTTCCTCCAGAGCATGGGAAAAGGCTGGAGCGTTTGGCTCAAG GGTTCTTCCCTGGCAGTGCCCAGACCTGTGAAGCGTTCCTCAGGCACAAGATGACAATCATCTCCCCCTTCATCCTCAAGAAGTACGGCATCCCCTTTGAGAAG gtcacCCAGGAGGCAGGGGAGTTCATGGTGACGTTCCCCTACAGCTACCACGCTGGCTTCAACCACGGCTTCAACTGTGCCGAGTCCACCAACTTCGCTACGGAGCGCTGGATAGAGTACGGCAAGCAGGCCACGCTG tGCTCCTGCAGGAAGGACATGGTAAAGATCTCCATGGGTCTGTTTGTGAAGAAGTACCAACCAGAACGCTACCAGAGCTGGCTGGAGGGGCGGGACTCCCAGCCCATCGACCACTCACGGCCCACGCCCGAGGCATGTGAGTtcctgggggaggagcctgccGGTGACATCAGCCAGGAGGCTGGCCCGGAGGAGactggaggggaaggagagaagaggag CCCCACCCAGAGGATAGGAACCAAGAGGCACAGGGTCTGTCTGGAGCTGCCCCATGGACTGCTGCCCCACGGACTGCTGCCCCACGGACTGCTGCcccgggcggaggaggagggggagtatgGTAAAAAGGCTAGATTGGGACCAGATCAGAAAG GTCCTCCCACGCTGGTCGTCACGCCGACCAAGCTCATGTTGAGGGAGCTGCCCCACCCCGAGGCACCACgagactcctccccccctccgcaagtccccgccccccctgcctccccggcctcctcctccatccttgcTCGCTCCCAGAATCTGCTCCGTAATGGACACCTGATTGTAGCTGTCGCCCCCTCCAGGAATGGGGTTCCCCTcaagcccccctcccagccctccccccagcccctggcctcccccctgGCCCGGGCCTCCCCGCAGGCCCCTCGTCCTGGCCTGAAGCTGGGCGTGGCCAGCCTGCTCTTCCACAAGACCCAGAGCCCCAGAGAGGCTCTCCAGGTGCACAGCTTCTCCAGGCAGCAGCACACCCAGTTGCACGTGCACAGCTACGCTCGCGAGCACCAGCCCCGACACCTGCAGAACAAGAACCAGGCCCAGAACCAGGCCCAGAACCAGGCCCACAACCAGGCCCACAACCAGGCCCACACGCTCAGCCCTGTGAGGAACAAGTCTACGATCCTTCAAACCAAACTGGATCATCAGAACCAGGCCAAAGCAGCACAGGGAGCAGCACAGGGTCTGTTCAAAACCCAGGGCAGCGGCCTGGCCGTGGGGCAGCAGCAGCCAGGCGAGGCCCAGGCTGCCGGGGAGAGGCCTGAGGCCTGCCGCAGTCCAGGCCTGGGCCAGGCAGAGGCAgcacaggcagggaggcaggccgaGGCAgcacaggcagggaggcaggccgaGGCAgcacaggcagggaggcaggcagaggcagaaCTGGCAGGGAGGCAGTCAGAGGGGGAGTCAACAGACAACAGGACAGACAACAAGCACAAG TCTGTGTCTGGTTctggccagcagggggcagcagagcaGGGCCGGTCTTACTGTCAGACTGTGAAAAAGAAGCAGCTGCTCCGGAGCCTGCCTCGACAGCACCCTCTGCTCAGGGAAGCCCACAGCGACCACG aggaagaggagggggggcagggggaggcatggCGCCGATGCAGCCCCGAGGCAGAGAGGGACTACAACACACAAACTGGTCTCCAGAGCCCGTACTGTGCTGTCTGCCTGCtgttccacacacaccagcag gcggaGGGTCCTGGGGTGCAGCTGTTGGGAGTCCAGGGGGGGCCTCAGCGCTCCAGGCCCCTGATCCCAGAGGTGTGCTTCAGAAGCTCACacaagaagggagagggggcggggcctggggagggggcagggcctgGGGAGGAGGACCTGACCACGCCCCACCTAGAGCCGGACGGGACCAGCTGGCTGATCAGCTGCTCGCGGTGCTGTGTCCGTGTCCACACCA GTTGCTACGGCGTCCCGGAGGGGGCAGAGCCAGGGACCTGGCAGTGTGCCCGCTGTGAGGCCAACGCACAGACCCAG gacTGCTGCTTGTGTCCTCTGCGTGGTGGAGCTCTGCAGAGAGCCAACAACGACAA ATGGGTGCATGTGCTGTGTGCCATCACCGTGCTGGAGGCTCGCTTCGTCAACGTGGTGGAGCGCAGCCCTGTCGACCTGAGGGGGATCCCACTGTCCAGGTTCAGACTG AAGTGCCAGGTGTGTAAGCAGCGAGGAGGGCACCAGCTGACAGGATGTTGTGTCCAGTGTTCCCATGGCCGCTGCTCTACGGCGTACCACCCCTCCTGTGCCCAGGCGGCCGGAGTGCTCATGTACCCTCATGACTGGCCCTTCATCGTGTTCATTTCCTGCCAGAGACACAAGGCCGCCACCTTCCCCGAG AGTGTCTCTccccccagagagaccaggccaGCCTGA
- the LOC134036419 gene encoding lysine-specific demethylase 4A-like isoform X4 — MASESGLPTPAAVSKVIMTFHPTNEEFRNFSRYIAYMESQGAHTAGLAKIVPPKDWKPRRCYDDIDNLVIPAPIQQLVSGQSGLFTQYNIQKKAMTVREFRKMANSDKFCCPHHVDFDELERKYWKNLTFNPAIYGADVNGTLYDPEVTEWNIGRLHTILDTVERESGVTIEGVTTPYLYFGMWKSSFAWHTEDMDLYSINYLHLGQPKSWYCVPPEHGKRLERLAQGFFPGSAQTCEAFLRHKMTIISPFILKKYGIPFEKVTQEAGEFMVTFPYSYHAGFNHGFNCAESTNFATERWIEYGKQATLCSCRKDMVKISMGLFVKKYQPERYQSWLEGRDSQPIDHSRPTPEACEFLGEEPAGDISQEAGPEETGGEGEKRSPTQRIGTKRHRVCLELPHGLLPHGLLPHGLLPRAEEEGEYGKKARLGPDQKGPPTLVVTPTKLMLRELPHPEAPRDSSPPPQVPAPPASPASSSILARSQNLLRNGHLIVAVAPSRNGVPLKPPSQPSPQPLASPLARASPQAPRPGLKLGVASLLFHKTQSPREALQVHSFSRQQHTQLHVHSYAREHQPRHLQNKNQAQNQAQNQAHNQAHNQAHTLSPVRNKSTILQTKLDHQNQAKAAQGAAQGLFKTQGSGLAVGQQQPGEAQAAGERPEACRSPGLGQAEAAQAGRQAEAAQAGRQAEAAQAGRQAEAELAGRQSEGESTDNRTDNKHKSVSGSGQQGAAEQGRSYCQTVKKKQLLRSLPRQHPLLREAHSDHEEEEGGQGEAWRRCSPEAERDYNTQTGLQSPYCAVCLLFHTHQQAEGPGVQLLGVQGGPQRSRPLIPEVCFRSSHKKGEGAGPGEGAGPGEEDLTTPHLEPDGTSWLISCSRCCVRVHTSCYGVPEGAEPGTWQCARCEANAQTQDCCLCPLRGGALQRANNDKSARCVSSEEGTS, encoded by the exons CTCCAGCCGCCGTTTCCAAGGTAATCATGACCTTTCACCCTACCAACGAGGAGTTCCGTAACTTCAGCCGCTACATCGCCTACATGGAATCTCAGGGGGCGCACACTGCAGGCCTGGCCAAG ATCGTCCCCCCTAAGGACTGGAAGCCGAGGCGTTGCTATGACGACATAGACAACCTGGTGATTCCAGCGCCTATCCAGCAGCTGGTGAGCGGCCAATCAGGACTCTTCACCCAGTACAACATCCAGAAGAAGGCCATGACCGTGCGAGAGTTCCGCAAGATGGCCAACAGTGACAA gttctGCTGTCCTCACCATGTAGATTTTGATGAGCTAGAGAGGAAGTACTGGAAGAACCTGACCTTTAACCCCGCCATCTACGGGGCGGACGTCAACGGAACGCTCTACGACCCC GAGGTGACGGAGTGGAACATTGGGCGGCTGCACACCATCCTGGACACGGTGGAGCGAGAGAGCGGCGTCACCATCGAGGGCGTCACCACGCCCTACCTGTACTTCGGGATGTGGAAGAGCTCCTTCGCCTGGCACACAGAGGACATGGACCTGTACAGCATCAACTACCTGCACCTCGGACAGCCCAAGTCCTG gTACTGTGTTCCTCCAGAGCATGGGAAAAGGCTGGAGCGTTTGGCTCAAG GGTTCTTCCCTGGCAGTGCCCAGACCTGTGAAGCGTTCCTCAGGCACAAGATGACAATCATCTCCCCCTTCATCCTCAAGAAGTACGGCATCCCCTTTGAGAAG gtcacCCAGGAGGCAGGGGAGTTCATGGTGACGTTCCCCTACAGCTACCACGCTGGCTTCAACCACGGCTTCAACTGTGCCGAGTCCACCAACTTCGCTACGGAGCGCTGGATAGAGTACGGCAAGCAGGCCACGCTG tGCTCCTGCAGGAAGGACATGGTAAAGATCTCCATGGGTCTGTTTGTGAAGAAGTACCAACCAGAACGCTACCAGAGCTGGCTGGAGGGGCGGGACTCCCAGCCCATCGACCACTCACGGCCCACGCCCGAGGCATGTGAGTtcctgggggaggagcctgccGGTGACATCAGCCAGGAGGCTGGCCCGGAGGAGactggaggggaaggagagaagaggag CCCCACCCAGAGGATAGGAACCAAGAGGCACAGGGTCTGTCTGGAGCTGCCCCATGGACTGCTGCCCCACGGACTGCTGCCCCACGGACTGCTGCcccgggcggaggaggagggggagtatgGTAAAAAGGCTAGATTGGGACCAGATCAGAAAG GTCCTCCCACGCTGGTCGTCACGCCGACCAAGCTCATGTTGAGGGAGCTGCCCCACCCCGAGGCACCACgagactcctccccccctccgcaagtccccgccccccctgcctccccggcctcctcctccatccttgcTCGCTCCCAGAATCTGCTCCGTAATGGACACCTGATTGTAGCTGTCGCCCCCTCCAGGAATGGGGTTCCCCTcaagcccccctcccagccctccccccagcccctggcctcccccctgGCCCGGGCCTCCCCGCAGGCCCCTCGTCCTGGCCTGAAGCTGGGCGTGGCCAGCCTGCTCTTCCACAAGACCCAGAGCCCCAGAGAGGCTCTCCAGGTGCACAGCTTCTCCAGGCAGCAGCACACCCAGTTGCACGTGCACAGCTACGCTCGCGAGCACCAGCCCCGACACCTGCAGAACAAGAACCAGGCCCAGAACCAGGCCCAGAACCAGGCCCACAACCAGGCCCACAACCAGGCCCACACGCTCAGCCCTGTGAGGAACAAGTCTACGATCCTTCAAACCAAACTGGATCATCAGAACCAGGCCAAAGCAGCACAGGGAGCAGCACAGGGTCTGTTCAAAACCCAGGGCAGCGGCCTGGCCGTGGGGCAGCAGCAGCCAGGCGAGGCCCAGGCTGCCGGGGAGAGGCCTGAGGCCTGCCGCAGTCCAGGCCTGGGCCAGGCAGAGGCAgcacaggcagggaggcaggccgaGGCAgcacaggcagggaggcaggccgaGGCAgcacaggcagggaggcaggcagaggcagaaCTGGCAGGGAGGCAGTCAGAGGGGGAGTCAACAGACAACAGGACAGACAACAAGCACAAG TCTGTGTCTGGTTctggccagcagggggcagcagagcaGGGCCGGTCTTACTGTCAGACTGTGAAAAAGAAGCAGCTGCTCCGGAGCCTGCCTCGACAGCACCCTCTGCTCAGGGAAGCCCACAGCGACCACG aggaagaggagggggggcagggggaggcatggCGCCGATGCAGCCCCGAGGCAGAGAGGGACTACAACACACAAACTGGTCTCCAGAGCCCGTACTGTGCTGTCTGCCTGCtgttccacacacaccagcag gcggaGGGTCCTGGGGTGCAGCTGTTGGGAGTCCAGGGGGGGCCTCAGCGCTCCAGGCCCCTGATCCCAGAGGTGTGCTTCAGAAGCTCACacaagaagggagagggggcggggcctggggagggggcagggcctgGGGAGGAGGACCTGACCACGCCCCACCTAGAGCCGGACGGGACCAGCTGGCTGATCAGCTGCTCGCGGTGCTGTGTCCGTGTCCACACCA GTTGCTACGGCGTCCCGGAGGGGGCAGAGCCAGGGACCTGGCAGTGTGCCCGCTGTGAGGCCAACGCACAGACCCAG gacTGCTGCTTGTGTCCTCTGCGTGGTGGAGCTCTGCAGAGAGCCAACAACGACAA AAGTGCCAGGTGTGTAAGCAGCGAGGAGGGCACCAGCTGA
- the LOC134036419 gene encoding lysine-specific demethylase 4A-like isoform X2: MASESGLPTPAAVSKVIMTFHPTNEEFRNFSRYIAYMESQGAHTAGLAKIVPPKDWKPRRCYDDIDNLVIPAPIQQLVSGQSGLFTQYNIQKKAMTVREFRKMANSDKFCCPHHVDFDELERKYWKNLTFNPAIYGADVNGTLYDPEVTEWNIGRLHTILDTVERESGVTIEGVTTPYLYFGMWKSSFAWHTEDMDLYSINYLHLGQPKSWYCVPPEHGKRLERLAQGFFPGSAQTCEAFLRHKMTIISPFILKKYGIPFEKVTQEAGEFMVTFPYSYHAGFNHGFNCAESTNFATERWIEYGKQATLCSCRKDMVKISMGLFVKKYQPERYQSWLEGRDSQPIDHSRPTPEACEFLGEEPAGDISQEAGPEETGGEGEKRSPTQRIGTKRHRVCLELPHGLLPHGLLPHGLLPRAEEEGEYGKKARLGPDQKGPPTLVVTPTKLMLRELPHPEAPRDSSPPPQVPAPPASPASSSILARSQNLLRNGHLIVAVAPSRNGVPLKPPSQPSPQPLASPLARASPQAPRPGLKLGVASLLFHKTQSPREALQVHSFSRQQHTQLHVHSYAREHQPRHLQNKNQAQNQAQNQAHNQAHNQAHTLSPVRNKSTILQTKLDHQNQAKAAQGAAQGLFKTQGSGLAVGQQQPGEAQAAGERPEACRSPGLGQAEAAQAGRQAEAAQAGRQSEGESTDNRTDNKHKSVSGSGQQGAAEQGRSYCQTVKKKQLLRSLPRQHPLLREAHSDHEEEEGGQGEAWRRCSPEAERDYNTQTGLQSPYCAVCLLFHTHQQAEGPGVQLLGVQGGPQRSRPLIPEVCFRSSHKKGEGAGPGEGAGPGEEDLTTPHLEPDGTSWLISCSRCCVRVHTSCYGVPEGAEPGTWQCARCEANAQTQDCCLCPLRGGALQRANNDKWVHVLCAITVLEARFVNVVERSPVDLRGIPLSRFRLKCQVCKQRGGHQLTGCCVQCSHGRCSTAYHPSCAQAAGVLMYPHDWPFIVFISCQRHKAATFPERDQASLRVLQVEQVVICKHKNGRYYRCEVVEVSTASFYQVTFTDGSFSNDLLPEDIESRDCARLGAPAEGDDVQVRWTDGLLYGATFVASHTIPMYQVEFEDGSQLSVKREELYSLDEDLPKRVKSRMSVASDMRFDGIFTEEEVKQDSKRQRVFNSRYREAYVEPVIYRAIL, encoded by the exons CTCCAGCCGCCGTTTCCAAGGTAATCATGACCTTTCACCCTACCAACGAGGAGTTCCGTAACTTCAGCCGCTACATCGCCTACATGGAATCTCAGGGGGCGCACACTGCAGGCCTGGCCAAG ATCGTCCCCCCTAAGGACTGGAAGCCGAGGCGTTGCTATGACGACATAGACAACCTGGTGATTCCAGCGCCTATCCAGCAGCTGGTGAGCGGCCAATCAGGACTCTTCACCCAGTACAACATCCAGAAGAAGGCCATGACCGTGCGAGAGTTCCGCAAGATGGCCAACAGTGACAA gttctGCTGTCCTCACCATGTAGATTTTGATGAGCTAGAGAGGAAGTACTGGAAGAACCTGACCTTTAACCCCGCCATCTACGGGGCGGACGTCAACGGAACGCTCTACGACCCC GAGGTGACGGAGTGGAACATTGGGCGGCTGCACACCATCCTGGACACGGTGGAGCGAGAGAGCGGCGTCACCATCGAGGGCGTCACCACGCCCTACCTGTACTTCGGGATGTGGAAGAGCTCCTTCGCCTGGCACACAGAGGACATGGACCTGTACAGCATCAACTACCTGCACCTCGGACAGCCCAAGTCCTG gTACTGTGTTCCTCCAGAGCATGGGAAAAGGCTGGAGCGTTTGGCTCAAG GGTTCTTCCCTGGCAGTGCCCAGACCTGTGAAGCGTTCCTCAGGCACAAGATGACAATCATCTCCCCCTTCATCCTCAAGAAGTACGGCATCCCCTTTGAGAAG gtcacCCAGGAGGCAGGGGAGTTCATGGTGACGTTCCCCTACAGCTACCACGCTGGCTTCAACCACGGCTTCAACTGTGCCGAGTCCACCAACTTCGCTACGGAGCGCTGGATAGAGTACGGCAAGCAGGCCACGCTG tGCTCCTGCAGGAAGGACATGGTAAAGATCTCCATGGGTCTGTTTGTGAAGAAGTACCAACCAGAACGCTACCAGAGCTGGCTGGAGGGGCGGGACTCCCAGCCCATCGACCACTCACGGCCCACGCCCGAGGCATGTGAGTtcctgggggaggagcctgccGGTGACATCAGCCAGGAGGCTGGCCCGGAGGAGactggaggggaaggagagaagaggag CCCCACCCAGAGGATAGGAACCAAGAGGCACAGGGTCTGTCTGGAGCTGCCCCATGGACTGCTGCCCCACGGACTGCTGCCCCACGGACTGCTGCcccgggcggaggaggagggggagtatgGTAAAAAGGCTAGATTGGGACCAGATCAGAAAG GTCCTCCCACGCTGGTCGTCACGCCGACCAAGCTCATGTTGAGGGAGCTGCCCCACCCCGAGGCACCACgagactcctccccccctccgcaagtccccgccccccctgcctccccggcctcctcctccatccttgcTCGCTCCCAGAATCTGCTCCGTAATGGACACCTGATTGTAGCTGTCGCCCCCTCCAGGAATGGGGTTCCCCTcaagcccccctcccagccctccccccagcccctggcctcccccctgGCCCGGGCCTCCCCGCAGGCCCCTCGTCCTGGCCTGAAGCTGGGCGTGGCCAGCCTGCTCTTCCACAAGACCCAGAGCCCCAGAGAGGCTCTCCAGGTGCACAGCTTCTCCAGGCAGCAGCACACCCAGTTGCACGTGCACAGCTACGCTCGCGAGCACCAGCCCCGACACCTGCAGAACAAGAACCAGGCCCAGAACCAGGCCCAGAACCAGGCCCACAACCAGGCCCACAACCAGGCCCACACGCTCAGCCCTGTGAGGAACAAGTCTACGATCCTTCAAACCAAACTGGATCATCAGAACCAGGCCAAAGCAGCACAGGGAGCAGCACAGGGTCTGTTCAAAACCCAGGGCAGCGGCCTGGCCGTGGGGCAGCAGCAGCCAGGCGAGGCCCAGGCTGCCGGGGAGAGGCCTGAGGCCTGCCGCAGTCCAGGCCTGGGCCAGGCAGAGGCAgcacaggcagggaggcaggccgaGGCAgcacaggcagggag GCAGTCAGAGGGGGAGTCAACAGACAACAGGACAGACAACAAGCACAAG TCTGTGTCTGGTTctggccagcagggggcagcagagcaGGGCCGGTCTTACTGTCAGACTGTGAAAAAGAAGCAGCTGCTCCGGAGCCTGCCTCGACAGCACCCTCTGCTCAGGGAAGCCCACAGCGACCACG aggaagaggagggggggcagggggaggcatggCGCCGATGCAGCCCCGAGGCAGAGAGGGACTACAACACACAAACTGGTCTCCAGAGCCCGTACTGTGCTGTCTGCCTGCtgttccacacacaccagcag gcggaGGGTCCTGGGGTGCAGCTGTTGGGAGTCCAGGGGGGGCCTCAGCGCTCCAGGCCCCTGATCCCAGAGGTGTGCTTCAGAAGCTCACacaagaagggagagggggcggggcctggggagggggcagggcctgGGGAGGAGGACCTGACCACGCCCCACCTAGAGCCGGACGGGACCAGCTGGCTGATCAGCTGCTCGCGGTGCTGTGTCCGTGTCCACACCA GTTGCTACGGCGTCCCGGAGGGGGCAGAGCCAGGGACCTGGCAGTGTGCCCGCTGTGAGGCCAACGCACAGACCCAG gacTGCTGCTTGTGTCCTCTGCGTGGTGGAGCTCTGCAGAGAGCCAACAACGACAA ATGGGTGCATGTGCTGTGTGCCATCACCGTGCTGGAGGCTCGCTTCGTCAACGTGGTGGAGCGCAGCCCTGTCGACCTGAGGGGGATCCCACTGTCCAGGTTCAGACTG AAGTGCCAGGTGTGTAAGCAGCGAGGAGGGCACCAGCTGACAGGATGTTGTGTCCAGTGTTCCCATGGCCGCTGCTCTACGGCGTACCACCCCTCCTGTGCCCAGGCGGCCGGAGTGCTCATGTACCCTCATGACTGGCCCTTCATCGTGTTCATTTCCTGCCAGAGACACAAGGCCGCCACCTTCCCCGAG agagaccaggccaGCCTGAGGGTGCTGCAGGTGGAGCAGGTGGTGATCTGCAAGCACAAGAACGGTCGTTACTACCGCTGTGAGGTGGTGGAGGTCAGCACAGCCTCCTTCTACCAGGTCACCTTCACCGACGGCTCCTTCAGCAACGACCTGCTGCCCGAGGACATAGAG AGCAGGGACTGTGCTCGTCTGGGAGCCCCTGCTGAAGGTGATGATGTTCAGGTCCGCTGGACAGATGGTCTGTTGTACGGAGCCACATTTGTAGCATCACACACCATCCCCATGTACcag gtggAGTTTGAGGATGGCTCTCAGTTGTCGGTGAAGAGGGAGGAATTGTATAGTCTGGATGAAGACCTGCCTAAGAGAGTCAAGTCCAGAATG TCGGTGGCATCTGACATGCGCTTCGACGGGATCTtcacagaggaggaggtgaagcagGACTCCAAGAGGCAGCGTGTGTTTAACTCCCGCTACCGCGAGGCCTATGTAGAGCCAGTCATCTACAGAGCCATCCTGTag